One genomic segment of Burkholderia pyrrocinia includes these proteins:
- the mutM gene encoding bifunctional DNA-formamidopyrimidine glycosylase/DNA-(apurinic or apyrimidinic site) lyase: MPELPEVEVTRRGIEPFVAGRRVERVDVRTAMLRWPVPAGLAEQLRAREVLAVERRGKYLLFEVDAGWFIVHLGMTGTLRVLPAAGVPVAAKHDHIDWIFDEFVLRFRDPRRFGAVLWHPREAGDVHAHPLLASLGVEPFSPAFTGALLHARTRGRTVSVKQALLAGDMVVGVGNIYASESLFRAGIRPTTAAGKVSLPRYERLADAVRATLADAIERGGSTLRDFVGSNGESGYFQLDCFVYDRAGQPCRVCGTPIRQIVQGQRSTYFCPTCQR, encoded by the coding sequence ATGCCAGAGTTGCCAGAAGTCGAAGTCACGCGCCGGGGCATCGAGCCCTTTGTCGCGGGCCGCCGTGTCGAGCGTGTCGACGTCCGTACCGCGATGCTGCGCTGGCCCGTGCCGGCGGGGCTCGCCGAGCAGTTGCGCGCGCGCGAAGTGCTCGCCGTCGAACGTCGCGGCAAGTACCTGCTGTTCGAGGTCGACGCGGGCTGGTTCATCGTCCATCTCGGCATGACGGGCACGCTGCGCGTGCTACCCGCGGCCGGCGTGCCGGTCGCCGCGAAGCACGACCACATCGACTGGATCTTCGACGAATTCGTGCTGCGGTTTCGCGATCCGCGCCGCTTCGGCGCCGTGCTGTGGCACCCGCGCGAAGCGGGCGACGTGCATGCGCATCCGCTCCTCGCGAGCCTCGGCGTCGAGCCGTTCTCGCCGGCGTTCACCGGCGCGCTGCTGCACGCGCGCACGCGCGGCCGCACGGTGTCGGTCAAGCAGGCGCTGCTCGCGGGCGACATGGTTGTCGGCGTCGGCAACATCTATGCGTCGGAGAGCCTGTTTCGCGCCGGCATCCGGCCGACGACGGCCGCCGGCAAGGTCTCGCTGCCGCGCTACGAGCGGCTGGCCGATGCGGTGCGCGCGACCCTCGCGGATGCGATCGAGCGCGGCGGCAGCACGTTGCGCGACTTTGTCGGCAGCAACGGCGAAAGCGGCTATTTCCAGCTCGACTGCTTCGTCTACGACCGTGCCGGCCAGCCTTGCCGCGTATGCGGCACGCCGATCCGCCAGATCGTGCAGGGTCAGCGGTCGACCTATTTCTGCCCGACCTGCCAGCGTTGA
- a CDS encoding ribose-phosphate pyrophosphokinase: MSSHDGLMVFTGNANPALAQEVVNILGIPLGKAMVSRFSDGEIQVEIQENVRGKDVFVLQSTCAPANDNLMELMIMVDALKRASAGRITAAIPYFGYARQDRRPRSARVAISAKVVANMLEIAGVERIITMDLHADQIQGFFDIPVDNIYATPILLGDLRKQNYSDLLVVSPDVGGVVRARALAKQLNCDLAIIDKRRPKANIAEVMNIIGEVEGRTCVIMDDMVDTAGTLCKAAQVLKDRGAKQVFAYATHPVLSGGAADRIAASALDELVVTDTIPLSAESLACSKIRSLTSASLLAETFSRIRRGDSVMSLFAES; this comes from the coding sequence ATGAGCAGCCATGACGGCCTGATGGTTTTTACTGGCAACGCGAATCCCGCGCTCGCCCAGGAAGTCGTCAACATTCTTGGAATTCCCCTCGGCAAAGCGATGGTCAGCCGTTTCTCCGACGGCGAGATCCAGGTCGAGATCCAGGAAAACGTACGTGGCAAGGACGTCTTCGTCCTGCAATCCACGTGCGCGCCGGCGAACGACAACCTGATGGAACTGATGATCATGGTCGATGCGCTCAAGCGCGCATCCGCCGGCCGGATCACTGCTGCCATCCCCTACTTCGGCTACGCCCGTCAGGATCGCCGCCCGCGTTCGGCGCGCGTCGCGATCTCGGCGAAGGTCGTCGCGAACATGCTGGAAATCGCCGGCGTCGAGCGGATCATCACGATGGATCTGCACGCCGACCAGATTCAGGGCTTCTTCGACATCCCGGTCGACAACATCTACGCCACGCCGATTCTGCTGGGTGACCTGCGCAAGCAGAACTACTCGGATCTGCTCGTCGTGTCGCCGGACGTCGGCGGCGTGGTGCGTGCCCGCGCACTCGCGAAGCAGCTCAACTGCGATCTCGCGATCATCGACAAGCGTCGTCCGAAGGCGAACATCGCCGAGGTGATGAACATCATCGGTGAAGTCGAAGGCCGCACCTGCGTGATCATGGACGACATGGTCGATACGGCCGGCACGCTCTGCAAGGCCGCGCAAGTGCTGAAGGATCGCGGTGCGAAGCAGGTGTTCGCGTACGCGACGCACCCCGTGCTGTCGGGCGGCGCCGCCGATCGCATCGCCGCATCGGCACTCGACGAGCTGGTTGTCACCGATACGATCCCGCTGTCGGCCGAATCGCTGGCGTGCTCGAAGATCCGCTCGCTGACGAGCGCGAGCCTGCTGGCCGAGACGTTCTCGCGGATCCGCCGCGGCGATTCGGTGATGTCGCTGTTCGCGGAATCCTGA
- the mutY gene encoding A/G-specific adenine glycosylase: MKPPRIAPAPFPVTPLHRTFATRLVAWQREHGRHDLPWQNTRDPYRIWLSEIMLQQTQVSTVIPYYTRFLERFPDVAVLAAAPNDDVMALWAGLGYYSRARNLHRCAQVVVAEHGGAFPATPDALAELPGIGRSTAAAIASFAYGARATILDGNVKRVLARVFGVEGFPGEKRVENDMWALAESLLPDAANAADVSAYTQGLMDLGATLCVRGKPDCARCPFAGDCVAQSTGRQRELPAARPKKAVPTRKTWMLVLRDGDAVLLERRPPAGIWGGLWSLPQADGDAALAELARGFGGGGPVPLAPLTHTFTHFRLEIEPRLSDMADGGGLPSHARDAETAWVPLSRLDAYGVPAPVRKLLDALSGPLL; this comes from the coding sequence TTGAAGCCGCCCCGCATCGCCCCCGCTCCGTTTCCCGTCACGCCGCTGCATCGCACGTTCGCCACGCGCCTGGTCGCGTGGCAGCGCGAGCACGGCCGTCACGACCTGCCGTGGCAGAACACCCGCGATCCGTACCGGATCTGGCTGTCGGAAATCATGCTGCAACAGACGCAGGTGTCGACCGTCATCCCGTATTACACGCGCTTTCTCGAACGCTTCCCTGACGTCGCCGTGCTCGCGGCCGCGCCGAACGACGACGTGATGGCGCTGTGGGCGGGGCTCGGCTACTACTCGCGTGCACGCAACCTGCACCGCTGCGCGCAGGTCGTCGTCGCCGAGCACGGCGGCGCGTTTCCGGCGACGCCCGACGCGCTGGCCGAACTGCCCGGCATCGGCCGCTCGACGGCCGCGGCGATCGCGTCGTTCGCCTACGGCGCGCGCGCGACGATCCTCGACGGCAACGTGAAGCGCGTGCTCGCGCGGGTGTTCGGCGTCGAGGGCTTTCCCGGCGAGAAGCGCGTGGAGAACGACATGTGGGCGCTCGCCGAATCGCTGCTGCCCGACGCCGCGAACGCGGCCGACGTGAGCGCATATACGCAGGGCCTGATGGATCTCGGCGCGACGCTGTGCGTGCGCGGCAAGCCCGATTGCGCGCGTTGCCCGTTCGCGGGCGACTGCGTCGCGCAATCGACGGGCCGCCAGCGCGAACTGCCGGCCGCGCGGCCGAAGAAGGCCGTGCCGACGCGCAAGACCTGGATGCTCGTGCTGCGCGATGGCGACGCCGTGCTGCTCGAGCGCCGGCCGCCGGCCGGCATCTGGGGCGGCCTGTGGAGCCTGCCGCAAGCGGACGGCGACGCCGCGCTCGCGGAACTCGCGCGCGGCTTCGGCGGCGGCGGCCCCGTGCCGCTCGCGCCGCTCACGCACACGTTCACGCATTTCCGGCTCGAGATCGAGCCTCGACTGAGCGACATGGCGGACGGCGGCGGCCTGCCGTCGCACGCGCGGGATGCCGAGACCGCATGGGTGCCGCTGAGCCGGCTCGATGCGTACGGCGTGCCGGCGCCCGTGCGCAAGTTGCTCGACGCACTGAGCGGGCCGCTGCTGTAA
- a CDS encoding tetratricopeptide repeat protein produces MTLPSTLLQKRPAAARGVRAFPVRRTLGAALFAAWTLTAFPAHAQDPASDDAEPQGAFEHVMPDEQKNLPGVPLTSQIVYQVLAAEVALQRNQPAPAYQTYLALARDTRDPRMAQRATEIALGAQSPADALSAANLWRQYAPDSNRASQVDAALLVLAGKPADAQPMLARELARATGETRGPAILALQALLVRGSDRVGGLAVLKDMLKNDMNRPEAQLAIARQQLAVDDKEGAARSLKQALQLRPDYLPAALMLSQMGPAERAAGIASFEKYVQQNPKSRDARLALSQLYLADDRLDDAQKQFETMRKLDSKDPTPLMALALIRIQQKKLDEATVYLKQYVQLGDKQPNLDVGQGYIYLAQIAIDQDNDAQASQWLDRVDQTSQHYLPAQITRAQLLQKQGKTDEARKVLDNLPITDPRDAAVVARTDASILFTAKRYPEAEARLGQAVQDFPDDPDLRYDYAMAAEKTGHYTTMEKQLRELIRTQPDNPQAYNALGYSLADRNQRLPEASKLIDKAMTLAPNDAYIMDSLGWVKYRMGDTAGAAKVLQRAYELQPNAEIGAHLGEVLWKSGAQDDARSAWRAAQKLEPDNDTLVQTLKRLQINGL; encoded by the coding sequence ATGACCTTGCCCTCGACGCTGCTTCAGAAGCGCCCCGCCGCCGCGCGCGGCGTGCGCGCCTTCCCGGTCCGCCGTACACTCGGCGCCGCGCTGTTTGCCGCCTGGACCCTCACCGCCTTCCCGGCTCACGCGCAGGATCCGGCATCGGACGACGCGGAGCCGCAGGGTGCGTTCGAGCATGTGATGCCGGACGAGCAGAAGAATCTCCCCGGCGTCCCGCTGACGAGCCAGATCGTCTACCAGGTGCTCGCCGCCGAGGTCGCGCTCCAGCGCAACCAGCCGGCGCCGGCGTACCAGACCTACCTCGCGCTGGCCCGCGACACGCGCGATCCGCGCATGGCGCAGCGCGCGACCGAGATCGCGCTCGGCGCGCAGAGCCCGGCCGACGCGCTGTCCGCCGCGAACCTGTGGCGCCAGTACGCGCCGGACTCGAACCGCGCGTCGCAGGTCGACGCCGCGCTGCTGGTGCTCGCCGGCAAGCCGGCCGACGCGCAGCCGATGCTCGCGCGCGAGCTGGCCCGCGCGACCGGCGAGACGCGCGGCCCCGCGATCCTCGCGCTGCAGGCATTGCTCGTGCGCGGCTCCGACCGCGTCGGCGGCCTCGCGGTGCTGAAGGACATGCTGAAGAACGACATGAACCGGCCCGAGGCGCAGCTCGCGATCGCGCGGCAACAGCTCGCGGTCGACGACAAGGAAGGCGCCGCGCGGTCGCTGAAGCAGGCGCTGCAGCTCCGCCCCGACTACCTGCCGGCGGCGCTGATGCTGTCGCAGATGGGGCCGGCGGAACGCGCGGCGGGCATCGCGTCGTTCGAGAAATATGTTCAGCAGAATCCGAAGTCGCGCGACGCGCGGCTCGCGCTGTCGCAGCTCTATCTCGCCGACGATCGCCTCGACGACGCGCAGAAGCAGTTCGAGACGATGCGCAAGCTCGACTCGAAGGATCCGACGCCGCTGATGGCGCTCGCGCTGATCAGGATCCAGCAGAAGAAGCTCGACGAAGCGACCGTCTACCTGAAGCAGTACGTGCAGCTCGGCGACAAGCAGCCGAACCTCGACGTCGGCCAGGGCTATATCTACCTCGCGCAAATCGCGATCGACCAGGACAACGACGCGCAGGCGTCGCAATGGCTCGACAGGGTCGACCAGACGAGCCAGCACTATCTCCCCGCGCAGATCACGCGCGCGCAGTTGCTGCAGAAACAGGGCAAGACCGACGAGGCGCGCAAGGTGCTCGACAACCTGCCGATCACAGACCCGCGCGACGCGGCCGTGGTTGCGCGCACCGACGCGTCGATCCTGTTCACCGCGAAGCGCTATCCGGAAGCCGAGGCACGGCTCGGGCAGGCGGTCCAGGACTTCCCCGACGATCCCGACCTGCGCTACGACTACGCGATGGCGGCGGAAAAGACCGGCCACTACACGACGATGGAAAAGCAGTTGCGTGAGCTGATCCGCACGCAGCCCGACAATCCGCAGGCATACAACGCGCTCGGCTATTCGCTCGCCGACCGCAACCAGCGCCTGCCCGAAGCCAGCAAGCTGATCGACAAGGCGATGACGCTCGCGCCGAACGACGCGTACATCATGGACAGCCTCGGCTGGGTGAAGTACCGGATGGGCGATACGGCCGGCGCGGCGAAAGTCCTGCAGCGCGCGTACGAACTGCAGCCGAACGCCGAAATCGGCGCGCATCTCGGCGAAGTGCTGTGGAAGAGCGGCGCGCAGGACGACGCGCGTTCCGCGTGGCGTGCGGCGCAGAAGCTCGAGCCCGACAACGACACGCTCGTGCAGACGCTGAAACGCCTCCAGATCAACGGCCTCTGA
- a CDS encoding LON peptidase substrate-binding domain-containing protein, whose product MSSLSTTLIDLPLFPLHTVLFPGGLLPLKVFEARYLDMSRACLRDNAPFGVCLLKSGPEVAQDGAVSVPETIGCMARITECDTGEFGMLYLQAVGTQRFELLSYRVEGNGLLVGIAEPLPDDIPLEGEQTLAQFGSCAEVLERIIDALKKSEPGKLPFGEPFRLDDPSWVSNRLAELLPLDLRARQKLMEFPDVGARIDAVHHVLDRHGWL is encoded by the coding sequence ATGTCCTCCCTATCGACCACCCTGATCGACCTGCCGCTGTTTCCGCTGCACACGGTGCTGTTTCCGGGGGGCCTGCTCCCGCTCAAGGTGTTCGAGGCGCGCTATCTCGACATGTCTCGCGCGTGCCTGCGCGACAACGCGCCGTTCGGCGTATGCCTGCTGAAGAGCGGGCCCGAAGTCGCACAGGACGGCGCCGTGTCGGTGCCCGAGACCATCGGCTGCATGGCGCGCATCACCGAGTGCGATACCGGCGAATTCGGGATGCTGTATCTGCAAGCCGTCGGCACGCAGCGTTTCGAACTGCTGTCGTATCGCGTCGAAGGCAACGGGCTGCTGGTCGGCATCGCGGAGCCGCTGCCCGACGACATCCCGCTCGAAGGCGAACAGACGCTCGCGCAGTTCGGCTCGTGCGCCGAGGTGCTCGAGCGCATCATCGACGCGCTTAAGAAATCCGAGCCCGGCAAGCTGCCGTTCGGCGAACCGTTCCGCCTCGACGATCCGAGCTGGGTGTCGAACCGCCTCGCGGAACTGCTGCCGCTCGACCTGCGAGCGCGGCAAAAGCTGATGGAGTTTCCGGACGTCGGCGCACGCATCGACGCCGTGCATCACGTGCTCGACCGGCACGGCTGGCTGTAA
- the lolB gene encoding lipoprotein insertase outer membrane protein LolB, which yields MQMFPMLSLSSRAQRTLAAAGAAFALAGCASTPPSASGPAGAALQTAATHAYHGRFAVQYDDRLGKQQNVYGNFDWQEHGDDVSLELRSPLGQTLAVVKSTPQAASLELPNRPTQYAADVGDLMQRTLGFALPLAGLRYWLQPTPAPATPAETVRDPADGTRVKQIRQDGWTIDYLAYADAPATGVKRVNLVRATPPLDIKLVLDQ from the coding sequence ATGCAGATGTTCCCGATGCTTTCCCTGTCCTCCCGCGCGCAGCGCACGCTGGCCGCGGCCGGCGCGGCGTTCGCGCTCGCCGGCTGCGCGAGCACGCCGCCGTCGGCCAGCGGGCCGGCAGGCGCGGCGCTGCAGACCGCCGCGACGCACGCTTACCATGGCCGCTTCGCGGTGCAGTACGACGACCGTCTCGGCAAGCAGCAGAACGTGTACGGCAACTTCGACTGGCAGGAGCATGGCGACGACGTATCGCTCGAACTGCGCAGCCCGCTCGGCCAGACGCTCGCGGTCGTGAAATCGACACCGCAGGCGGCGTCGCTCGAGTTGCCGAACCGTCCGACGCAATACGCGGCGGACGTCGGCGACCTGATGCAGCGAACCCTCGGCTTCGCACTGCCGCTCGCGGGCCTGCGCTACTGGCTGCAGCCGACGCCCGCGCCCGCGACGCCCGCGGAGACGGTGCGCGATCCGGCCGACGGCACGCGCGTCAAGCAGATCCGCCAGGACGGCTGGACGATCGACTACCTTGCCTACGCGGACGCCCCGGCCACGGGCGTCAAACGCGTCAACCTCGTGCGTGCGACACCGCCGCTCGACATCAAGCTCGTGCTCGATCAGTAA
- the ispE gene encoding 4-(cytidine 5'-diphospho)-2-C-methyl-D-erythritol kinase — protein sequence MTDSTRSLRNCLAPAKLNLFLHITGRRPNGYHDLQSVFQLLNWGDTLHFTLRDDGRVARVTDVPGVPEESDLVVRAANLLKAYTGTAFGVDIEIDKCLPMGAGLGGGSSDAATTLLALNRLWQLDLPRTELQSLAVKLGADVPFFIFGKNAFAEGIGEELAEVELPTRWFLVVTPRVHVPTAEIFSDELLTRDSKPVTIADFLAQQNSDAGWPDSFGRNDMQQVVTSKYAEVAQVVKWLYDVTPARMTGSGASVFAVFRSKHEAEAAKARLPASWNGAVAESLNEHPLFAFAS from the coding sequence ATGACCGATTCGACCCGCTCGCTGCGCAACTGCCTTGCGCCCGCGAAACTCAACCTGTTCCTGCACATCACCGGCCGTCGCCCGAACGGTTATCACGATCTGCAGAGCGTGTTCCAGTTGCTGAACTGGGGTGACACGCTGCACTTCACGCTGCGCGACGACGGTCGCGTCGCGCGCGTCACCGACGTGCCCGGCGTGCCCGAGGAAAGCGATCTCGTCGTACGCGCGGCCAACCTGCTGAAGGCGTACACGGGCACCGCGTTCGGTGTCGACATCGAGATCGACAAATGCCTGCCGATGGGTGCCGGCCTCGGCGGCGGCAGCTCCGACGCAGCGACGACGCTGCTCGCGCTGAACCGCCTGTGGCAACTCGACCTGCCGCGCACGGAACTCCAGTCACTCGCGGTCAAACTCGGCGCAGACGTCCCGTTTTTTATTTTTGGAAAAAATGCGTTCGCAGAGGGTATCGGAGAAGAATTAGCTGAGGTAGAATTGCCGACTCGCTGGTTCTTGGTTGTGACGCCACGCGTTCATGTCCCGACCGCTGAAATATTTTCAGATGAGTTGTTGACAAGAGATTCGAAGCCCGTCACAATTGCTGACTTTCTTGCACAGCAAAACAGCGATGCGGGATGGCCAGACAGCTTCGGCCGGAACGACATGCAGCAGGTTGTGACAAGTAAGTACGCGGAAGTTGCGCAGGTGGTCAAATGGTTGTATGATGTGACCCCCGCGAGGATGACCGGCTCCGGAGCAAGCGTGTTTGCAGTGTTTCGCAGCAAGCACGAGGCAGAAGCGGCGAAAGCCAGGCTGCCCGCCAGTTGGAACGGCGCAGTTGCCGAGAGCCTGAACGAGCATCCGCTCTTCGCTTTCGCGTCATGA